One Felis catus isolate Fca126 chromosome D1, F.catus_Fca126_mat1.0, whole genome shotgun sequence DNA segment encodes these proteins:
- the LOC101096601 gene encoding olfactory receptor 5D13-like has product MLLLEGNHSTGATFTLLGFSEYPDLQIPLFLLFLTVYTITVVGNLGMIMIIRVSPQLHTPMYFFLSHLSFVDFCYSTTVTPKLLENLVVEDRTISFIGCIVQFLLACIFAVSETFMLAVMAYDRFVAVCNPLLYKAVMSQKLCASLVAGPYTWGVVSSLTLTYFLLTLSFCGSNIINNFVCEHSVIVSVSCSDTYISQVLCFAIAMFNEVSSLVIILTTYIFIFVTVIKMPSAGGRQKAFSTCASHLTAITIFHGTVLFLYCVPNSKNSWLIIKVGSLFYTVVIPMLNPLIYSLRNKDVKESVRKLINHSMQFCQRCGFSKEI; this is encoded by the coding sequence ATGTTGCTCCTGGAAGGAAACCACAGTACTGGAGCCACATTCACCCTCTTGGGCTTCTCAGAATATCCGGATCTGCAGATTCCCTTGTTCCTGCTATTCCTGACCGTCTACACCATCACTGTGGTGGGGAACCTGGGCATGATCATGATCATCAGGGTCAGTCCCCaactccacacccccatgtactttttcctgAGCCACTTGTCCTTTGTCGACTTCTGTTACTCCACTACAGTTACCCCCAAACTGTTGGAGAACTTGGTTGTGGAAGACAGAACCATCTCTTTCATAGGCTGCATAGTGCAATTCCTGTTGGCTTGTATATTTGCAGTGTCAGAAACATTCATGTTGGcagtgatggcctatgaccgctttGTGGCAGTTTGTAACCCTCTACTCTACAAAGCTGTCATGTCCCAAAAGCTGTGTGCATCGTTAGTGGCGGGGCCCTACACATGGGGTGTAGTCTCTTCCTTGACACTCACCTATTTTCTCCTGACATTGTCCTTCTGTGGCTCTAACATCATAAATAATTTTGTCTGCGAGCACTCTGTCATTGTCTCTGTGTCCTGCTCTGACACCTACATCAGCCAAGTGCTTTGTTTTGCCATCGCCATGTTCAATGAGGTGAGCAGCCTGGTAATCATCCTCactacttatatttttatttttgtcactgtCATAAAAATGCCTTCTGCTGGTGGGCGCCAAAAAGCCTTCTCCACTTGTGCATCCCACCTGACTGCCATCACCATCTTCCATGGGACCGTCTTGTTCCTTTACTGTGTACCCAACTCCAAAAACTCATGGCTCATAATCAAAGTAGGTTCTTTATTTTATACCGTGGTGATCCCCATGCTGAACCCTCTAATCTATAGCCTCAGAAACAAAGATGTGAAAGAGAGTGTCAGGAAATTAATTAATCACTCAATGCAATTTTGTCAAAGGTGTGGATTTTCAAAAGAGATTTGA
- the LOC101080481 gene encoding olfactory receptor 5D18-like gives MLLSERNKTGAVFTLLGFSDYPELQVPLFLIFLAIYSVTVVGNIGMIVIIKINSKLHTPMYFFLSHLSFVDFCYSSIIVPKTLANLVVEDRTISFPGCIVQYFFFCTFVVAESFLLAVMAYDRFVAICKPLLYTVAMSQKFCAMLVVGSYAWGVACSLILICSAIRLSFQGFNTINHFFCEFSALLSLSCSDIYINQLLLFIFATFNVVSTLLIILMSYVFIIVTILKMRSASGRRKAFSTCASHLTAITIFYGTIVFLYCVPNSKNSRNTVKVASVFYTVVIPMLNPLIYSLRNKDIKDTVSKITEAFSF, from the coding sequence ATGTTACtgtcagagagaaataaaactggGGCTGTGTTCACTCTCTTGGGCTTCTCAGATTACCCAGAACTGCAAGTCCctctcttcttgatttttttggcCATCTACAGTGTCACTGTTGTAGGAAATATTGGGATGATAGTTATAATCAAGATTAACTCCAAACtgcacacccccatgtactttttcctcaGCCACCTCTCATTTGTGGATTTCTGCTATTCCTCCATCATTGTTCCCAAGACCCTGGCAAACCTAGTTGTAGAAGACAGGACCATTTCATTTCCAGGATGTATagtacaatattttttcttttgtaccttTGTGGTAGCTGAATCCTTTTTATTGGctgtgatggcctatgaccgctttgtggccatctgcaaacctcTGCTCTACACAGTGGCCATGTCCCAGAAATTCTGTGCCATGCTGGTGGTTGGATCATACGCATGGGGAGTAGCATGTTCCCTGATACTCATATGTTCTGCTATCAGGTTATCTTTCCAGGGTTTCAACACAATCAATCACTTCTTCTGTGAGTTCTCTGCATTGCTGTCCCTGTCTTGCTCTGATATTTACATCAATCAGttgctgcttttcatttttgccaCCTTCAACGTGGTCAGCACACTGCTTATCATTCTCATGTCTTATGTATTTATCATTGTCACCATCCTCAAGATGCGTTCAGCCAGTGGTCGTCGcaaagccttctccacctgtgcctCCCACCTGACAGCCATCACCATCTTCTATGGGACCATTGTCTTCCTCTACTGTGTTCCTAACTCCAAAAACTCGAGGAACACAGTGAAAGTGGCGTCTGTGTTTTACACAGTGGTGATCCCTATGCTGAATCCCTTGATCTACAGTCtgagaaataaagacatcaaGGATACAGTCAGCAAGATAACTgaagccttttctttttga